In Labilibaculum sp. DW002, the genomic window TTAATTCGTGAATGTTTCAATAATTCCATTTTCAAGCGTTCGGCATAGGCATACAATTGTTCATAATTGTAACCACACAAAGTTATGTGAGAGTTTCCATTTCCTGTTGAAATCTCATTGGAAAATCCCCGACCTACTCCGTTCACTCCCCAATCCATTCCCCCCATACTAATGGCCTTATCCGTAATTAAATTTTTCAATTGATAGGGAAAGGATGAATTTTCAGCCTCTTGGGTAAACAATATTTGAATCTGTCCGTTTCGTGAATTATAGATCGAAGTTTGAAATTGATCGATTTCATCGAACTTCGACAAAAAATTCTCCATTAGCATTATCGCCTCATTCAATTGAATAAGGGTTGCTCCTTCAGGCATTTTTCCTCTAACATTCAATTTGGTGCGTTCCGGTTCGCTGTAAAAGGAATTGGCAAATACATTCTGTGCAAAAAGCCGCAAACTTCCCCCCAACACCTTTTCTGCAGTTTCTTTTACATTATCCTGATACCAAGAAGAACCAAAGCTTTTGTTATACACACCATCCCAAAAACCATCTCCATCCAATTTTTCGGGAAGTAAATGCAATGGTAAACCAAAAGCCAGCACAATTATTATCAAAAAAGCCACCCGCCAGCGTTTCATAAACAAAAGTACTGAGGCATAAATATTTGTGAAAATTAACACCCTCCTCTTCCTCCGAAAAAACAGTTTATTCTTTTTTGGTGCAAGAGGTAATTTTTGCAACAAAGCCGGAATTAAGAACAGAGCAATTGCTAAGGATACTGCCAGATTAATGATCATTACCAAAGCAAAATCAATTAATTTAATTTTTTGCTCCTCGCCCAAAAAAAATATAACACTTAAAGAACCTATGGTAGTAAGTGTTGCAGCCAATATTGCCAAAAAAGCCTTCTTATTGCCCTGATGTCGCAAATGATCAATCATTACAATACTGCTATCAATCATCATCCCCAAGGAGACAGTAATCCCAGCCATGGCATAAAGATGAAGCTCCAAACCTAACAAATAGTAAAAAACCACCGCAATTGCCAAATTAATCAGCAAACTAATCAGAATCAATAATAAATAGCGCCAGCGTTTGCTAATCAATAGTACAAACAGTAATAAGATCAGCAAAGACAAGCCTGTTCTCCAAGCAATTTTCTCCAATTCTTTTTGAATGAACTCAGTAGTATCGTAGCTTAATAAAATTGAATAACCAGCAGGCAAACCAGTCTTCATCTCTTCGATCTTTGCTTTTACTTTATTAGCCAAATCCAACTGATTAGCTGTTTTCTCGGCAGATACAACCATATTAATTGTATTTAATCCATTGATCCGAAAATAACTATCTGGCACTTTTTCTTTATAACGTATTTTGGCAATATCTCCCAAATAAACTATTCTTTGCTCAACTTTTCCTACAGGAATTCTCTCAGGTTTAAATTCAGTATTGTTACGAAATGAAAAATACACCTGCTTTAAAATGGGCGTTTGCATTTCGGAAGTAGTTTCCCAACCAACTCCCAATTCTTTGCTGTCAAAAAAATTACTTACCGCTTTTTGTACTTCATTTGCCTTAATACCCAATTGCTGTAATTTCTTAGTTTGGTAACAGATTTCCCATTCGAAAGGATTAGCTCCATAAACTTTGATATCATTTATGCCCTTTAGCAAACTAATATGTGGTACAAGGTTTTCCTCAGCATATTTTTGGATAAAATAGGGGCTAGAACTTCCATTTAAAGTATACACCAATAAAGAACTACTCTCCTCATTTCCTGTTTTCACCTTTATAAACGGATAACTGACTCCTTCAGGCAATTCTGGATACACCTGCCGAATTAAGGTCGCTACTTCGAAACGAGCCACATCCATATTGGTTCCTTTGTTAAAGGATATTTGAATGTTACCCTGACCTGAAGACGACTGCGACTTAATCTCCTTTACGCCCTTTATGGAATTAAAAACGCCCTCAAGTCGGGCAGTTACTTCTTTTTCAAGAATTCGCCCACTGCACTTTGCCCACGAATAAGCAACCTTAATACCTGGTAATTCACGTGATGGATTCAGTTTTACACTCAATAAAGGCACAAGACTGCATCCAATAATAAACAGAACAATAAAAATAATGATAATTGAGAAGGAAACGTTTCGCTTAGAAGACATTTGGGTATGGCTTTTAAAATTTCATGATGATATATCTATAACTGATTGCGAATAAAAACTAGAAATTAAATTCTGCTTCTAAGAGTTTTCCTGATCTAAAATCGTAGAATGTTAACATCTGAATGGTATAATAATATTCCCAATAATTTTTTAAACTCGTAATGTATTGCACTCTGGATTCATCATGTTTATTTAAAGCATCATCCAATTGCAAAACACTAGCTTTCCCTTCTTTAAAAAGTTCCAGAGTAACCCGATAAGATTTACCGGCAATTTCATCGGCTCTTTGAGCGTTGTAAACCAATTCCCTCTGAAGGTTAAAATCGATAACTTTACGGCTCACATCTTGCTTAAAATCAATCCGTTTTTGTTTTGAAGACAAACGAATTACCTCCCGATCACTTTGTGCCATTTTATAAGTCCCCTTCCGCTTTCCCCAATCCAAAAGAGGAATCTCTAAACTTAGCTGTACTTTTTGCTGATTTATAGGGTCTTGATAAGCATTCTTGAATGTTTCAGATTCTTGATTCAAACCATAGCTTACCACAAGATCGGCTTGAAAACGACGAGCTTTTTTTGCCTCATCCACTTCCATATCAGCTTCCCATATGTTTTGCTGTTCTTCCAGTAAAAGAAGATGATTTTTAAAAGCCAACTCAAGTGCCATATTAACATCTATAATGAATTCAGGAACAGCATCAGGCAAAACCAAATACTTAGATTCATTTTCATTATAATCCAGAAATACATTCAAATCAAACTTTGTTTGTTGCAATTCTTTTAATGACTTTGCCAGACTTGTTTTTGCTTTTAGAACATTCAATTCCAGGTTTAATAAGTCATTTTGTCTGATTGCGGCAATCTTAAACCTCTTTTTCCCCATTTCGTATAAGGCAAATGCATTAACCTGATTAGAACTATCCATCTCAACGTTTAACTGAGCCAGAACCTGATCAAAAAATAATCCAACGGCTGTTACATTCACATTTTGTAAATTGAGCAAATATTCTTTTTTTGCAATCTCAAACTTTAAAGGTTCCAGCTTGCTCTCCCATTTAAATTCATTAAAACCAAACAAGGGTTGAGATAAACCCACCCGAACAAAAGTAGAACTATAACTTTTACTGCTACTCGCACCAAAACTCTCCAATCGCCCCAAATCAGAATCGATATAGATAGTACCGCCAGTGAGTTTAATATTTTGTGATAAAGTCATGTTTGCATAAGAATACAAAGATTGCTGTTCTTTATATTCATCCAATTCGGTTACCGAATTATACCTCTCCGTAAAAGATCGATTGTAATTAAAAGGATTCATAGTTAAACTTAAACTGGGTAAACCATCGGCCACATAAGCCTTGTATTCCCATCGGCTAGCCAAATAGGTGTTTTTTTGAAGAAAGGCATCTAAAGAATTACTTTGAGCTCTATCCAATACTTGATTTAAAGTAAGATTTTGTTTTTGAGCTTGTACTGATATAAGACTCATCAATATCACACTTAATAAAATTATTTTTTGAAGCATAAGTAATATATTTTATTCAATCAGCTTAAAACTGTTAGTAACAACTTAATTTCCGACAGTAGCAAATTGCTACTAAACGGGAATTATTTTCTCTTATTCAAATAATAGTAACAAAGGGGAACAAAATATAAACTAACTATGGTTCCAATTCCCATGCCTCCAATAACTGTTATAGCCAAAGGTTTTTGCAAATCGGCCCCCAAACCATTTGTAAAAAGAAAGGGCATCAAAGCCAATATCGTAGTTAAGGAAGTCATTAAAATGGGCTTTAATCTTCGCTGTCCGCCCATACTAATAGCACGAATCAATCCATACCCCTCCTCTTTGCGAAGACGATTAATCGTATCAATTTTCAGAATAGAATCATTAATAATGATTCCTGACATCACGATAATTCCAATTAGAGACATCAAATTTAAGCTACCTCCAAACAGCCACAAAAGGAACAAAGCACCTCCAACATCTATTGGTACCTCTAACAATACAATTAGTGGCTGACTTAATGATTCAAATTGTGCAGCCAAAATAAAGTAAAGCAGTAGTAGAGAAATTACCAATACAAGACCCAGTTGTTTTATTAACACCTTATTTGAGAAAACACTTCCCAAAAAGGATAAATTAGCACCTGGATACTTTCTTCCTATTTCTCGAATCCTATTTTGAGAAGATAACAATTCCGATTCCTTTATATCAATATTAAATGGGAGATATTCCCCTTCTTTCCCAGCAATAATACTTTTCAAGCTACTACGAGATTCCTCTCTGATTAATTGACTCATAGAATAATCATCTCCTTCGGAATTCTGAACAAAGGTCTGTGCCAAAATATCAGAAATCTGCTTTTGTCCCTCACCTAAAACAATTGGCACAAAACTCTGGTTCTCCTTAATCACAGCCAACTGATTGTCGTTAAAAGCTGTTCGCAACTTTTGATATACCACATCTGGCTCCAGGTTATAACTTAGCAACTGAACAGGATCAATGGTTAATTGCAATTGCTTCTGCATACTTTGCGACATCTCCAATTGATCCGGAAAATACATTCGGAAATCTTTTTCTAATGATTTCAATAAGGCTACTTGTTGAGTTTCCTCATTCTTTTGTACACTAAGTCTGGCAACCAAAGGAGCTTCATTACTACCAAAAATTTGCTCAAATAAATTCGGAGGGGGATAAAATTGAATTCTGGCAGAAGAATATTTCTCTCCCAAATAATTACGCAACACATTTTCCACCTCATGCGTCTGTTTTTCATTTTCTACATTCAAATACAATCTACTTTCAGAACTGGAAAATTCTTGTTCTTTGTTTAACAGGTATTGTTGTTTACCAACTAAGGCTGTTGACTGTTGAAGAGAATCTGCCACCAAGGCAAGTAATTCCTTCACACGTTTTTTATTCTCATCGACATGAATTCGGGCATTCCAATCTATCTGCAACATCAATTCATGTTGCTCAACCTTTGGCAATCGAGTTTTCTCCATTTTAGAAATCAAAACCACCCCAACAACAATAAACATAAAAAAGAATACACAAGAAACCAACTGATTTCGAAATACCAAACGAAGGCCTTTTTCGTAAAGATTCTCATAATCGAGACCACTAATTTTTGAAACAAAGCGATCCATTCTTCCACTTCTTTGTTTCAGATAAAATAGACGGTAATACACTGGCAGTATACTAATTGAAACCAAAAGTGAAACAAACAAACCAATGGTTACAGCCATAGCCTGATCGTAAAACATAGCTCCTGCAATTCCCGAAATAAAAATCATGGGAATGAATACCGCACAAGTAGTTAAAACAGAACTCAAAAGTGGTCGAATCACTTCATTGGTACCCTTAACACAAGCATTTAACAGGTTTTCTCCCCTTGCTCTATATTGAGCAATATTATCAATTACAATAATTGAATTGTCAATCATCATTCCAATACCCAATACCAAACCCGATAATGAAATGATATTTAATGACAAGCCTACAATATGGAAAAACAAAAGAGAAATAAGTAAAGAGGCCGGAATGGATACACCAATAAGCCAGGGTGCTTTAAAGTCTTTCAGAAAAAAGAACATAATTAAAAAAGCCAAGCCTGCTCCCCACAACAAACTCTGTTTCAAATTATTAATTGAATAATCTAACAATCGGGTCTGATCTTGAGAGATTTCAAAAGCAATCTCAGGATAATCTTTCTCAAAAACCCCAACCATCTCTTTTAGCTCCTCCTCCATTTCCTGAAGGCGAGCATCAGATTGTTTAATTAGGGCCAATGAAATACCTTCTTGACCATTAATTAAGGCAAGTCCTTTTCGAGGCTGAGCAATAATTTTTACCTGAGCCAAATCTTTCAATTGAATCACCCGATCTTCGGCCTTCAAGTAAAGTGCTTCAATATCCTGTTTGTTTCTCAAACGAGACGAAAAACGAATGCTGTACTGATAGTAGCCATCACGAATACTTAAATTTCCAAAATCGATGTTATTCTCTTGAATAAGTGTCTCCAGATCTTTCAAGGTAAATCCCAATGATTTCATCTGTGATTCATTGGGTACAATTAATATTTCCTGAAAACTACGTCCTGTTAAATCAACCATAGCCACCTTGGGCATTTGCTCTATTCTCTTTCGAATTACAGCATCGGCAAATTCACTCAGTTCCATAAATTTTTGCTCATTGCCATCTTGCTTTAAACTCAAATTAAGATGAAATACCGGCAGATCGCTTGCACTGGCCTTGATCACTTTAGGTCGTGACATATCCCTTGGCAGGGAAGACATGGCCCGATCAATTTTCTCGTTTATCTCGATGTAGGCTAAATTAATATCACTTCCGTAGGCTAATTTCAAATGAATTATTCCACTTCCATCACGGGTTTCACTATATATATCCTCGAGATGAGCCACTTGCATCAATTGCCGACGGACGGGAGCTACAACCGAATTTTCGAGTACGCGGGCTGATGAATTCTTATAATTCATCTGTACCGTGACTTCCGGTATCGAAATATCAGGCATTAAGGACACTGGCAATAGCCCAATAGATACCACCCCCAACAAGAGAATGGCAATAAAGGTCATTGTAACAGCAATGGGGCGGGAAAGTAGGAATCGAACCATAGTTTTTTTAGGGTTTAACAAGACAGACTACACATAGCTATATCTTGACATTTGTATAGTAAACATATACTATGAAGTAATTAGAAACTAAAAAATATGATTTAGCCCCCTCTTTCATCTTGAGAATACTCAACAGCTTTCTTACGTATTTTTTCAAAATATAATTGTTTAATCTTCTTATTACGTATCGGATTTCCTATTAATACAACCCTATTATCCCTATCCAAAAGAAAAGTATTAAAGCGCTTGTCTTTTTTTAAGTTATTTTTAATTCTTAAATCATCTAAGCGATCAAAAATAAGAGGATATGGAAACCTAATTGTACTTTTATTTATTTTCTTGAAAATTTCAAAATTGTTTGTAGCTACATAAAAATGAAATGATAAATTTAATTCACTGCCGTAATCTTGCACCATTTTTTTCCACTCTAATAACTCATCGATACAAACAGAACAGTCTCCATCAATTCTTGTTACAATTTTGAATTCTTTATTATCAATACACTCTAAGTTAAAATCGCGACCAATAGCTCCAATAATTACTGTATCGCTTGGTAAAACCAATTCTCGATTCATCCAATATTTAACTATTTTAGCATATTCTTGACTTTTCTTATTTCTGTTACAGGCGCTAAACAATATCATTATTAGAATAACAGAACTTATTATTAATCCAAAAGGATAAGATAATTTACACTTTACATTCATTTTGTAGGGAATTTTACCAATTGTGGGTAAGGATTTATTGTCAAAGCATATATAGTCCCATTTTCATCAACATCAAAAGTTCTAATATCCACATCAAGTTCATAGTACTCAACAGGTACTCCTGAATGTGTGAAAATGAATATTTTATTCCCCATATACGCTTCCATTCCAAATTCCTTACGAGTACGTCCTGAGTATAATGCATAAATAAAATCATCCTTACTTACAACATCTAAAAAACCTGTACAGGATTCCTTAGCAAAAACAACACCATAACCGAAATTTGAATTAGGTGTAAAATTTGGTGTAAATAATTGGTAAGCATTTTCCGTTACAATACCATTCCCATTTTTAGAATAAAAAAATATCTCACCAGAAGCTAATGTATATCCTGTAAAATAACCATTAATACTATTGGTGAAATGTGTCTGATAAGCCATTCCTTTATTCATTGTCGACATTTTTGGATAATCATCAATCGGATAATCGTCAACATACTCACATAAACCAATACTATCCATTGAACTTATTAATAATCTTCCTTTATTTTGAAACAATCCTGAACTTACAAAACAATCATTTACACGCACAGTATTTGCAACACGTTCTTTTTCAATTTTAAGGTTTCTGTTCAAAGTTGTTTTCAGATTATATTGATTAGATTTTATATCTGCCTCATAGTAAGTAGTATTTAAATCATCATAAAAACCAATCTTCCTAGGTTCTAATAATTCAAACCGACATATCATCCCGTATTCTTCTGGACCTCTACCTTTTAAGCATAAATCTTTAATTAAGGATAAATTATTCAAACTAATTAACTTAATAAAATTACGAGAATCGGGATCTAAAACAAATAGTAAAGAATCCGAGATTCTCAAATTAGTTGGGTCTCCAAATAAATCTTTATCATGCCCTATTTTTTTGAAAATTAAGTTCTCTTTTTAAAGGAAAACTATTTTCAAATTCCTCAAAAGATGAGTATTCATTGCATGAATAAAATGAAAGTAATACAATTATAAAACAAGCTATTTTTTTTATCATCATTTTAATTCGTTTGGTTTATT contains:
- a CDS encoding efflux RND transporter permease subunit is translated as MVRFLLSRPIAVTMTFIAILLLGVVSIGLLPVSLMPDISIPEVTVQMNYKNSSARVLENSVVAPVRRQLMQVAHLEDIYSETRDGSGIIHLKLAYGSDINLAYIEINEKIDRAMSSLPRDMSRPKVIKASASDLPVFHLNLSLKQDGNEQKFMELSEFADAVIRKRIEQMPKVAMVDLTGRSFQEILIVPNESQMKSLGFTLKDLETLIQENNIDFGNLSIRDGYYQYSIRFSSRLRNKQDIEALYLKAEDRVIQLKDLAQVKIIAQPRKGLALINGQEGISLALIKQSDARLQEMEEELKEMVGVFEKDYPEIAFEISQDQTRLLDYSINNLKQSLLWGAGLAFLIMFFFLKDFKAPWLIGVSIPASLLISLLFFHIVGLSLNIISLSGLVLGIGMMIDNSIIVIDNIAQYRARGENLLNACVKGTNEVIRPLLSSVLTTCAVFIPMIFISGIAGAMFYDQAMAVTIGLFVSLLVSISILPVYYRLFYLKQRSGRMDRFVSKISGLDYENLYEKGLRLVFRNQLVSCVFFFMFIVVGVVLISKMEKTRLPKVEQHELMLQIDWNARIHVDENKKRVKELLALVADSLQQSTALVGKQQYLLNKEQEFSSSESRLYLNVENEKQTHEVENVLRNYLGEKYSSARIQFYPPPNLFEQIFGSNEAPLVARLSVQKNEETQQVALLKSLEKDFRMYFPDQLEMSQSMQKQLQLTIDPVQLLSYNLEPDVVYQKLRTAFNDNQLAVIKENQSFVPIVLGEGQKQISDILAQTFVQNSEGDDYSMSQLIREESRSSLKSIIAGKEGEYLPFNIDIKESELLSSQNRIREIGRKYPGANLSFLGSVFSNKVLIKQLGLVLVISLLLLYFILAAQFESLSQPLIVLLEVPIDVGGALFLLWLFGGSLNLMSLIGIIVMSGIIINDSILKIDTINRLRKEEGYGLIRAISMGGQRRLKPILMTSLTTILALMPFLFTNGLGADLQKPLAITVIGGMGIGTIVSLYFVPLCYYYLNKRK
- a CDS encoding efflux RND transporter permease subunit; this translates as MSSKRNVSFSIIIIFIVLFIIGCSLVPLLSVKLNPSRELPGIKVAYSWAKCSGRILEKEVTARLEGVFNSIKGVKEIKSQSSSGQGNIQISFNKGTNMDVARFEVATLIRQVYPELPEGVSYPFIKVKTGNEESSSLLVYTLNGSSSPYFIQKYAEENLVPHISLLKGINDIKVYGANPFEWEICYQTKKLQQLGIKANEVQKAVSNFFDSKELGVGWETTSEMQTPILKQVYFSFRNNTEFKPERIPVGKVEQRIVYLGDIAKIRYKEKVPDSYFRINGLNTINMVVSAEKTANQLDLANKVKAKIEEMKTGLPAGYSILLSYDTTEFIQKELEKIAWRTGLSLLILLLFVLLISKRWRYLLLILISLLINLAIAVVFYYLLGLELHLYAMAGITVSLGMMIDSSIVMIDHLRHQGNKKAFLAILAATLTTIGSLSVIFFLGEEQKIKLIDFALVMIINLAVSLAIALFLIPALLQKLPLAPKKNKLFFRRKRRVLIFTNIYASVLLFMKRWRVAFLIIIVLAFGLPLHLLPEKLDGDGFWDGVYNKSFGSSWYQDNVKETAEKVLGGSLRLFAQNVFANSFYSEPERTKLNVRGKMPEGATLIQLNEAIMLMENFLSKFDEIDQFQTSIYNSRNGQIQILFTQEAENSSFPYQLKNLITDKAISMGGMDWGVNGVGRGFSNEISTGNGNSHITLCGYNYEQLYAYAERLKMELLKHSRIKKADIVGRVGWHSESKHEYRFYVDEGLMATYNSSYSQVYNYLTEVLGAGNSQQFLMGGELKTLRMVSDQAGDFDMWQLRNLPIPLKDRSLKLHKLAQIKKERTGNSIYKKNQEYQLVIQYDFIGPHQLGKIVSDEQIKKTQQVLPLGYRVEKSSYGSWWNNENKTSYWLILLVVGIIYFICSILLESLLQPLAVIGMIPISFIGVFVTFSLFELNFDQGGYAAFILLCGISVNAALYIINDLNNLKRLRQKRIDLKLYLKAFNHKIIPILLTIISTILGLIPFLVSGQNEVFWFALAAGTIGGLLFSLLAIIFFLPLWFIRAN
- a CDS encoding TolC family protein — protein: MSLISVQAQKQNLTLNQVLDRAQSNSLDAFLQKNTYLASRWEYKAYVADGLPSLSLTMNPFNYNRSFTERYNSVTELDEYKEQQSLYSYANMTLSQNIKLTGGTIYIDSDLGRLESFGASSSKSYSSTFVRVGLSQPLFGFNEFKWESKLEPLKFEIAKKEYLLNLQNVNVTAVGLFFDQVLAQLNVEMDSSNQVNAFALYEMGKKRFKIAAIRQNDLLNLELNVLKAKTSLAKSLKELQQTKFDLNVFLDYNENESKYLVLPDAVPEFIIDVNMALELAFKNHLLLLEEQQNIWEADMEVDEAKKARRFQADLVVSYGLNQESETFKNAYQDPINQQKVQLSLEIPLLDWGKRKGTYKMAQSDREVIRLSSKQKRIDFKQDVSRKVIDFNLQRELVYNAQRADEIAGKSYRVTLELFKEGKASVLQLDDALNKHDESRVQYITSLKNYWEYYYTIQMLTFYDFRSGKLLEAEFNF
- a CDS encoding BF3164 family lipoprotein, which encodes MFKKIGHDKDLFGDPTNLRISDSLLFVLDPDSRNFIKLISLNNLSLIKDLCLKGRGPEEYGMICRFELLEPRKIGFYDDLNTTYYEADIKSNQYNLKTTLNRNLKIEKERVANTVRVNDCFVSSGLFQNKGRLLISSMDSIGLCEYVDDYPIDDYPKMSTMNKGMAYQTHFTNSINGYFTGYTLASGEIFFYSKNGNGIVTENAYQLFTPNFTPNSNFGYGVVFAKESCTGFLDVVSKDDFIYALYSGRTRKEFGMEAYMGNKIFIFTHSGVPVEYYELDVDIRTFDVDENGTIYALTINPYPQLVKFPTK